The following are encoded in a window of Tautonia marina genomic DNA:
- a CDS encoding HAD family hydrolase yields the protein MTFPESPRALLLDFDGTMADTLPLIFDAFRHALSPWTDPLPTDDEVEASFGPAERACLGLFAPEERLDEALDRFFFHYEQEHERMVRLFDGIPAVIDRARSLGWKVGVFTGKGRRAAQFSLSTLGLVDRIDCLISGDDVERPKPDPDGLYRAAHLLQVEPRRILMVGDSPADVRAGRAAGALTCAVTWAAFRPERLVAESPDHTCSNVPDFLALLDALHQNDEPLPKP from the coding sequence ATGACCTTCCCCGAGTCGCCCCGCGCCCTGCTGCTCGACTTCGACGGCACGATGGCCGACACGCTCCCGTTGATCTTCGACGCCTTCCGCCACGCTCTCTCCCCCTGGACCGATCCCCTCCCGACCGACGATGAGGTTGAGGCCAGCTTCGGCCCCGCCGAACGGGCCTGCCTGGGCCTCTTTGCCCCCGAGGAACGGCTCGACGAGGCCCTCGACCGCTTCTTTTTCCATTATGAACAGGAACATGAACGCATGGTCCGACTCTTTGACGGGATCCCCGCCGTCATCGATCGGGCTCGAAGCCTCGGCTGGAAAGTTGGCGTGTTCACCGGCAAGGGCCGCCGCGCCGCTCAATTCTCCCTTTCCACGCTCGGGCTTGTCGATCGGATCGACTGCCTCATCTCCGGAGACGATGTCGAACGCCCCAAACCCGACCCCGACGGCCTCTATCGAGCCGCTCATCTGCTCCAGGTCGAACCCCGACGGATTCTCATGGTCGGCGACAGCCCGGCCGACGTTCGCGCCGGCCGAGCCGCGGGGGCTCTCACCTGTGCCGTCACCTGGGCCGCCTTCCGCCCCGAGCGTCTCGTCGCCGAATCGCCTGACCACACGTGTTCGAATGTTCCTGATTTTCTTGCCCTGCTCGACGCGTTGCACCAGAACGATGAGCCCCTTCCGAAACCCTAA